From a single Fusobacterium ulcerans ATCC 49185 genomic region:
- a CDS encoding pyridoxamine 5'-phosphate oxidase family protein: MNEVLNFLKSNPVQFFATVGLDNKPKVRPFQFMLEKDGKLFFCTSNEKEVYKEIKNNSYVELCSSTPEALWMRLHGKVIFENNADIKSKILEINPLVKSIYQTPDNPTFEIFYLEGAEAVFYDFSGNPPKKYSL; this comes from the coding sequence ATGAATGAAGTATTAAACTTTTTAAAAAGTAATCCTGTGCAATTTTTTGCTACTGTAGGTTTAGACAATAAACCAAAAGTTCGTCCATTCCAATTTATGTTGGAAAAAGATGGAAAGCTGTTTTTCTGTACTTCAAATGAAAAAGAAGTTTATAAAGAGATAAAAAATAATTCATATGTAGAATTATGTTCATCTACTCCAGAAGCATTATGGATGAGGCTTCATGGAAAAGTTATTTTTGAAAATAATGCAGATATAAAATCAAAAATATTAGAAATTAATCCACTTGTTAAATCAATTTATCAAACTCCTGATAATCCTACTTTTGAAATCTTTTATTTAGAGGGAGCAGAGGCAGTATTTTATGATTTCTCTGGAAATCCACCTAAAAAATATTCTTTATAG
- a CDS encoding DMT family transporter, which yields MKNDKNEKLKLVSSVALAIVALVWGTTFAVIKDTLSVVQPFSLMMLRFGFSALLLSVLYIGKIKKVKLKDIKNGSIIGIFMFLAFYFMIISIKNTTASKVSFIIGAYVLIVPFLAWVINRKKPDRYAVIGAILATIGLGFLTIEKEIAFNIWDIVAGCCSFFFAAHMIAIERYGKESDPILITVIQFIVTAGIFIILTGYFEGFDFLILPRIKWTLGYLVVISTVIPFAIQTIVQRHISSTSTALILTLQSVFGAIFAVWYLNERMTFQMEIGCVLVFIAIVTQETKWKFLTKKDW from the coding sequence ATGAAGAATGATAAAAATGAAAAATTAAAACTGGTATCTTCAGTAGCACTAGCAATAGTAGCTTTAGTATGGGGAACTACATTCGCTGTGATAAAAGATACCTTGAGTGTTGTTCAGCCTTTTTCACTTATGATGTTGAGATTTGGATTTTCAGCTTTACTTCTTTCTGTTCTCTATATAGGAAAGATAAAAAAAGTAAAACTAAAGGATATAAAGAATGGAAGTATAATAGGAATATTTATGTTTCTTGCATTTTATTTTATGATAATTAGTATAAAAAATACTACAGCATCAAAAGTCTCATTTATAATAGGAGCATATGTATTGATAGTTCCATTTCTTGCATGGGTAATAAATAGGAAAAAACCTGATAGATATGCTGTAATAGGAGCTATTTTGGCGACTATTGGACTTGGCTTTCTTACTATTGAAAAGGAAATAGCATTTAATATATGGGATATTGTGGCAGGATGTTGCTCTTTTTTCTTTGCAGCACACATGATAGCGATTGAGAGATATGGAAAAGAATCTGATCCTATACTTATTACTGTAATTCAATTTATAGTAACAGCAGGAATATTTATTATTCTTACAGGGTACTTTGAAGGATTTGATTTTTTAATACTTCCTAGAATAAAATGGACTTTAGGATATCTTGTAGTTATAAGTACAGTTATTCCTTTTGCTATTCAGACAATTGTTCAAAGACATATTTCTTCTACTAGTACAGCGTTGATATTAACTCTTCAATCAGTTTTTGGAGCTATTTTTGCTGTATGGTATCTAAATGAGAGAATGACCTTTCAAATGGAGATAGGATGTGTACTAGTTTTTATAGCAATAGTTACACAAGAAACTAAATGGAAATTCTTAACTAAAAAAGATTGGTAA
- a CDS encoding amidohydrolase, whose translation MSQILIKNGYVISMNKNREIFKNGSILIENDRVKAVGRVDPSLINSDVEVYNALGKIILPGFINTHVHLSQQLGRGVADDVVLLTWLRERVWPYESSFDYEDSLVSSTACCVELIKTGVTTFLEAGGQYVDAMAEAVEKCGLRACLSKSTMDEGEGLPKAWQKTTQEELDFQEELFKKYNNTAEGRIKIWFGLRTIFNNSDELIKGTKILADKYKTGIHMHVLEVKEEMDYTRATRGETTVEHMNRLGALGPNLVAAHTVWLTEREIDLFRLYDVKVSHNPGAAMKVVLGFAKIPEMLEKGIAVSIGTDGAPSNNRMDMMRDMYLTSLIHKGRTLNPKTVSAEQVLEMATINGARCALMEKEIGSLEVGKKADLIILNPDTIHSLPVIDPVTNIVYAMSSENVESSMCNGKWLMKNREILFLDEKELLEKIKIQNKKVMDKAGIVIPDRFPVIEIK comes from the coding sequence ATGTCTCAAATTTTAATAAAAAATGGATATGTTATCTCTATGAATAAAAATAGGGAAATATTTAAAAATGGTTCAATATTGATAGAAAATGATAGAGTAAAAGCTGTGGGAAGAGTTGATCCTTCACTTATAAATTCTGATGTTGAAGTCTATAATGCGCTGGGGAAAATTATCCTGCCTGGATTTATAAATACTCATGTACATCTTTCACAGCAATTAGGAAGAGGAGTAGCAGACGATGTAGTTCTTCTTACTTGGCTGAGAGAAAGAGTATGGCCATATGAAAGTAGTTTTGACTATGAGGATTCTCTTGTGTCTTCTACTGCATGTTGCGTAGAACTTATAAAAACAGGGGTAACAACATTTTTGGAGGCAGGAGGACAGTATGTAGATGCTATGGCTGAAGCTGTAGAAAAATGTGGATTAAGAGCATGTCTTTCTAAATCTACAATGGATGAAGGAGAGGGGCTGCCAAAAGCATGGCAGAAAACAACTCAGGAAGAACTTGATTTTCAAGAAGAATTATTTAAAAAATATAATAATACAGCAGAGGGGAGGATAAAAATATGGTTTGGGCTGAGAACTATATTTAACAACTCTGATGAACTGATAAAAGGAACTAAGATATTAGCTGATAAATATAAGACAGGGATTCATATGCATGTTCTTGAAGTAAAAGAGGAAATGGATTACACAAGAGCTACAAGAGGAGAGACAACAGTTGAGCATATGAACAGACTTGGAGCTTTAGGCCCTAATCTTGTAGCAGCTCATACAGTATGGCTGACAGAAAGAGAAATAGATTTATTCAGACTATATGACGTAAAAGTTTCACATAATCCTGGAGCAGCTATGAAAGTAGTTCTTGGATTTGCTAAAATACCTGAAATGTTGGAGAAAGGAATAGCAGTTTCTATTGGAACAGATGGAGCTCCTTCAAACAATAGAATGGATATGATGAGGGATATGTATCTTACTTCTCTTATTCACAAAGGAAGAACTTTAAATCCAAAAACTGTATCAGCAGAACAAGTACTGGAGATGGCTACAATAAATGGAGCTAGGTGTGCATTGATGGAGAAAGAAATAGGAAGTTTGGAAGTTGGTAAAAAAGCTGATCTTATAATTTTAAATCCAGATACTATTCACTCACTTCCTGTAATTGATCCTGTGACAAATATAGTATATGCTATGAGCAGTGAAAATGTAGAATCTAGTATGTGCAATGGGAAATGGTTAATGAAAAACAGAGAGATTCTTTTCCTAGATGAAAAAGAACTTTTAGAAAAAATAAAAATACAAAATAAAAAAGTTATGGATAAAGCTGGAATAGTTATACCAGATAGATTTCCTGTAATAGAAATAAAATAG
- a CDS encoding NCS2 family permease codes for MSKELFLEKVFKIKERNSSVKTEVIGGVTTFLAMAYIIFVNPAILSMSGMDKGALITVTCLATAIGTFLAAFMGNVPIAMAPGMGLNAFFTFTLVMGKGVSWQDALGVVFLSGMFFFILAALGFREKLANAIPAPITTASTAGIGLFIAFIGLKNMGIIVGNEATLVALGKFNLPVVLSVLGLMMMAGFEMKKVRGGILISIVITTVLGMIFGLVAMPNSVIAMPPSITPIAFKLNIFGALKISLLGSIFSFMFIDLFDSLGFLIACFKEIGLEDENGHYKGLGKMMFADVSSTIIGAFLGTSTVTTFGESAAGIAAGAKTGLASFVTGILFLVALLITPIVGIVPMFAAAPSLVMVGVFMFKSVKALDLNDTKISVPAFITIIFMPLTYSISIGLSFGFISYIIMHVIAKEYDKISPILWVIGILSIINLIV; via the coding sequence TTGTCTAAAGAGTTATTTTTAGAAAAAGTATTTAAAATCAAAGAAAGAAACAGCAGTGTAAAAACAGAGGTAATAGGGGGAGTAACAACGTTTCTAGCAATGGCATATATAATATTTGTTAATCCAGCTATTCTTTCCATGTCTGGAATGGACAAAGGGGCACTTATTACAGTTACTTGTCTTGCTACAGCAATAGGAACATTTTTAGCAGCATTTATGGGGAATGTGCCAATAGCTATGGCTCCTGGAATGGGACTGAATGCATTCTTTACCTTTACCCTTGTAATGGGAAAAGGGGTATCTTGGCAAGATGCTCTTGGGGTTGTGTTTTTATCGGGCATGTTCTTTTTTATTCTTGCAGCTTTAGGATTTAGAGAAAAGCTAGCAAATGCGATACCAGCACCAATAACTACAGCTTCAACTGCTGGAATAGGTCTATTTATAGCATTTATAGGATTAAAAAATATGGGAATAATAGTTGGAAATGAAGCTACTCTTGTAGCACTTGGGAAATTTAATCTTCCTGTAGTTCTTTCAGTATTGGGGCTTATGATGATGGCTGGATTTGAAATGAAAAAAGTAAGAGGAGGCATACTAATAAGTATAGTAATAACTACTGTATTGGGAATGATATTTGGACTTGTTGCTATGCCGAATTCAGTAATAGCTATGCCTCCAAGCATTACACCAATAGCTTTTAAGCTTAATATATTTGGAGCTTTAAAAATATCACTTTTAGGTTCAATATTTTCATTTATGTTTATAGATTTATTTGATTCCCTTGGATTTTTGATTGCATGTTTTAAAGAGATAGGTCTGGAAGATGAGAATGGACATTATAAGGGACTTGGAAAAATGATGTTTGCAGATGTTTCTTCTACTATAATAGGAGCATTTTTGGGAACTAGTACAGTTACAACATTTGGAGAATCAGCTGCAGGGATAGCTGCTGGAGCTAAAACTGGACTTGCTTCTTTTGTAACAGGAATATTGTTTCTTGTAGCTCTTTTGATAACGCCAATAGTTGGTATAGTTCCTATGTTTGCTGCTGCACCATCTTTAGTTATGGTTGGAGTATTTATGTTCAAAAGTGTAAAGGCTTTAGACTTAAATGATACTAAAATATCAGTACCAGCATTCATAACTATAATATTTATGCCATTGACTTACAGTATCAGCATAGGGTTAAGTTTTGGGTTCATATCATATATAATAATGCATGTAATAGCTAAAGAATATGATAAAATAAGTCCTATTCTTTGGGTAATAGGAATACTTTCTATAATAAATTTAATTGTGTAG
- a CDS encoding lysine exporter LysO family protein, which produces MTIMPFICLFFGIIIGTRNLSKKIMKKIDIVTNMVIIILMTTIGMNIGINEEIISELGKIGWNCAIISILGILFSIILTIILEKTILPLEKIKKEIELRNYENKKDNEEIEEGKSFLTAIIPISVILGVIIGVFFMDKSYEIILNYSLIISLIMLYTGVGIFLGSNLKVLEYVKIIGVKIILISLTILIGSLLGGAIAGKILGVPENISIISAGGMGYYSLTGAFMTSKFGIEAGTYGFIVNIMREFFTVFFLPILIKISKGSAIAAGGAGNMDTMLMPITKFVGAELGLVTLITGIILTFSVPVLLPILGKIFIG; this is translated from the coding sequence ATGACAATAATGCCTTTTATCTGTCTTTTTTTTGGAATCATAATAGGAACAAGAAATCTTTCAAAAAAGATTATGAAAAAAATAGATATAGTGACAAATATGGTTATAATTATTTTAATGACTACTATTGGAATGAATATAGGAATTAATGAAGAGATTATATCGGAACTTGGAAAAATAGGTTGGAATTGTGCTATTATTTCTATTTTGGGGATATTATTCAGCATAATTTTAACTATAATATTGGAAAAAACTATCCTTCCTTTAGAAAAAATAAAAAAGGAAATAGAACTTAGAAATTATGAAAATAAAAAGGATAATGAAGAAATAGAAGAGGGCAAGTCTTTTCTTACTGCAATTATTCCAATAAGTGTAATATTAGGTGTTATTATTGGTGTTTTTTTTATGGACAAATCTTATGAGATAATTTTAAATTATTCTTTGATTATCTCTTTAATAATGTTATATACAGGGGTAGGAATATTTCTTGGAAGTAATTTAAAAGTGTTGGAATATGTAAAAATAATAGGAGTAAAAATTATTTTGATATCTTTAACTATATTGATAGGAAGTCTTTTAGGAGGAGCCATAGCTGGAAAAATATTGGGTGTTCCTGAAAACATTTCTATTATTTCAGCTGGAGGAATGGGGTATTACAGTTTGACTGGAGCATTTATGACTAGTAAATTTGGAATAGAAGCTGGAACTTATGGTTTCATTGTAAATATAATGAGGGAGTTCTTTACTGTATTCTTTCTTCCTATATTAATTAAAATAAGTAAAGGAAGTGCTATTGCAGCTGGTGGAGCAGGAAATATGGATACAATGCTTATGCCTATAACTAAATTTGTAGGAGCAGAACTAGGATTAGTTACTCTTATAACAGGAATTATATTAACATTTTCTGTACCTGTTCTTTTACCCATCTTAGGGAAAATATTTATTGGGTAA